A window of the Lagenorhynchus albirostris chromosome 1, mLagAlb1.1, whole genome shotgun sequence genome harbors these coding sequences:
- the LOC132520947 gene encoding uncharacterized protein LOC132520947 encodes MGQTMTTPLSLTLSHWTEVRARAHNFSVEVKKGKWQTLCASEWPTFQIGWPPEGSFLLDKIKLLKSKIFNIDPHGHPDQVPYVLVWEDLILSPPPWVRPFVSSTGTSAHTSGASEILALKKNPNTEKLPDAPDPPKAIYPDPQPDLLLLDSPPPYPPAPNPLPPRGPPAPLPSAPREPSMMEEERGPSAGTRSRRAISPDSTALPLREYGPPDGQGNRSLQYWPFSSADLYNWKMHNPTFSENPQALTALIESLVFSHQPTWDDCQQLLQTLLTTEERQRVLLEARKNVLGANGQPTQLPNEIDAGFPLVRPNWDFNAPEDSLP; translated from the coding sequence atgggacaaactatgacgactcctctttcccttaccctaagccattggaccgaagttcgggccagagcccataatttttcggtagaggtaaagaaaggaaagtggcagactttgtgtgcctctgaatggccaacatttcagataggatggccccccgaaggatcctttttattagacaagattaagctgctgaagtctaagatatttaatatagatccccacggacatccagaccaagtaccatatgtcttggtctgggaagatttaattctctccccacctccgtgggtccggccctttgtttcctcaacaggTACGTCCGCGCATACATCAGGAGCGTCGGAGATATTAGccttaaagaaaaaccccaacacgGAAAAGCTACCTGACGCCCCGGATCCACCGAAGGCGATTTATCCTGACCCGCAGCCCgatttgcttcttttggattccccacccccttatcctccggccccaaatcccctaccacctagaggacccccagctccactgccctcggcaccaagggaaccatccatgatggaagaagaaaggggtcccTCAGCGGGCACTAGGAGCCGGAGGGCTATCTCCCCGGACTCCACTGCCCTACCTCTTAGAGAGTATGGCCCCCCCGACGGCCAAGGGAATAGATCTCTCCAATATtggcccttttcctctgcagatctttataattggaaaatgcataacccaactttttccgaaaatccacaggcccttaccgctttaatagaatctcttgttttctcccaccagcccacatgggatgattgtcagcagctgctccagactctcctaacgactgaggagaggcaacgggttcttttagaagccagaaaaaatgtattaggcgCCAATGGGCA